AAGAAAAGATGTATTAGAGATTTTCGAGCTTGCGCGCAGGATGAATTTTGACTTTAGCCTAATAACTAACGCTACGCTCCTAACAGAAGGCCTAGTCAGGAATATTAAAAAATTTAATCCTTCAACGATACAGATTAGTCTCTATGGGGCAACTAAGAAGGTCTATGAATCTATTAGCAATGTTTCTGGCTCTTTTAAGAAAACATTAGATGCAATTTCACTTTTAAAGGTGCATAATCTAAAATTAAGAATAGCTACAGTTGTAATGCGCCAGAATTTTCACGAAATAAAAATTATAAGACAGATGGCCAGAATTAATAAATGGAATTTGATAACAGATTATTGCATATCGCCAGGATATAATGGTTCAAGAGTTCCTTTAAAATGCAGAATGACTCAAAATCAGCTTAAGAAAGCTGTTACTGAACTTAAGTCAGAAGGCAGGTATTTAAAAAAAATGAACACTATCTCTAAAGAAAGGCTTTTCTGTCTTTTATCTTTTTGTCAGCATGAGTGTTATATTTCAGCACAGGCAGATGTGTTTCCATCATGTACTTTAAGAATGAAACTAGGCAGCCTAAGAGAAAAATCCTTTGAAGAAATCTGGAGAGATTCCCAAGTTGCCAAGACCTTAAGGGGCTTGAAAAAAGAGGAGTTATATTGTCTGCGTTGTAGGCTTTTTTTCTACTGTTGTTTTGACAAAGGCATGGCCTGGTTGGAGCATGGAGATTTTAGGCTTCCAGCAAAAGAGATATGCAGGGTAATGAAGGCAGGAATAAGGAGAGATGGTAAGCTCTTGCCGCCAGGATTAGTGTCAAAGGTTAAATTCCCGTCCACTATTTCGTTTTCTTAGCAAAACGAAACAGGACTATTGGGGGAGATTAAAGGGGGTGTAATGATGAGAAAGGATTCCAAAAAAATTTCAAAGACAAGAAATGCTAAGGACAAATATGAGAAGCCAAAACTTTTCAAATACAGAATGGTAGATGTTGCCAGTGCTTTAGTAGCTGGACAGATAGAACCTTTATGAATAGAGCAGATGTTTGCTTGATATCCTATGGCTTGAATTAGTTTTTCTAATGGGTAGATTATATATTTACTGAAGGAAAAATCTATCTGTTAACTAATAAATAAACTTGGAGGTAGATATGGCCTTAAGGGAAGGATGCAATCGTTTTAAAATCCAGAAGGATAAAATTGCCCACCGCTTAATTAATAATGAAGTGGTAATTTTGCATTTAGAGCGTGGTCTTTATTTCAGTCTTAATAAAACCGCTACTTTTATCTGGAAACTTATAGAGCAAGGCAGGGATTTAGGCCAGATGTCAGAGGCGTTCGCTAAAAGGTTTGAATGCAAAGAGGCAGAGGCAATAAAGGATGTCAATGTCTTAATAGGCGATTTAGAAAAAGAAGGACTCATAGATAAGATTAAGAAATAATGAACTGTTTTGAGATTATTGAAAAATATTAAATTAAAAAACACGCAAACCAAAGTATTAAAGCTCAACTTCAGCCTATGAATATTGCTATTATTGCTCATTCCTATTTGCCTGATGTTGGTGGTAGCCAGGAAACAATCAGGGGATTAGCTAAAGAATTTTCAAAGCAAGCTCATGAAGTAATTATTTTGGTACTTACTCCTGGCCCAGGCGGAGAATTCAAGAATGCAACAGAAAACCATTTTTTTAGATTTAAGGCATTCGAGGTTATTGAGGGGATAGATGTTCATAGACTACGCGTTCCTTTTCTAGGAGTTCCCCGCATAGGAATAAAAGGACTGATTGACACCTTAAGACTCCTTGTTTTTTTACCGGGTGTATTAATAAAATCAGCCAAGATAATAAAAGACAATAAGATTCAGATAATTAATGTCCATTATGCAGGCATAAATGCATTTTGTACTTGGCTGCTTTCCTACCCACTCTCCTTAAAATACATAGTTACATTGCAGGGTTTTAATGTGCAGGTACTCCCATTTTTAAAAGGTTTGAGAGGATTTATTATTCGTTTTGTTTTTAAGTCTATATTGCAGCGCGCCAGTTTTGTTACTGCCTGTTCTGAGTATCTACTTAATGATGCAAAAGAAAGAGTCCCCCAGATAAGAAATAAGTCTTGTGTTATCCCCAATGGCATAGATTTGGATGAGTTTAAGCATAACGGCCGAAGTTTAATAGATTATCCCTACATCCTTTGCCTGGGAAGACTGCATGCACCCTTTAAAGGTTTTGATATTGCCCTGCTTGCACTCAAGGATATCCTAGATTCAGGCCTTGATATAAATCTGGTTCTAGCCGGAGACGGGCCAGATAGCGCTGAATATAAAAAACTTGCAGAATCTTTAAGCATAGAGAAAAATGTGCATTTCTTTGGTCTGGCCAACCGCGTAGAGGCAGTATATTTTATTAAAAACTGCCAATTCTTTGTGATGCCTTCAC
This window of the Candidatus Omnitrophota bacterium genome carries:
- a CDS encoding PqqD family protein, which produces MALREGCNRFKIQKDKIAHRLINNEVVILHLERGLYFSLNKTATFIWKLIEQGRDLGQMSEAFAKRFECKEAEAIKDVNVLIGDLEKEGLIDKIKK
- a CDS encoding radical SAM protein, which gives rise to MSRKTYFDLLYRLKDNIFPLRAQIALTYRCNLNCVHCFENKDSRDELTLSEIKDILNQLKDLGCLRLNFTGGELFLRKDVLEIFELARRMNFDFSLITNATLLTEGLVRNIKKFNPSTIQISLYGATKKVYESISNVSGSFKKTLDAISLLKVHNLKLRIATVVMRQNFHEIKIIRQMARINKWNLITDYCISPGYNGSRVPLKCRMTQNQLKKAVTELKSEGRYLKKMNTISKERLFCLLSFCQHECYISAQADVFPSCTLRMKLGSLREKSFEEIWRDSQVAKTLRGLKKEELYCLRCRLFFYCCFDKGMAWLEHGDFRLPAKEICRVMKAGIRRDGKLLPPGLVSKVKFPSTISFS
- a CDS encoding glycosyltransferase family 4 protein, with the translated sequence MNIAIIAHSYLPDVGGSQETIRGLAKEFSKQAHEVIILVLTPGPGGEFKNATENHFFRFKAFEVIEGIDVHRLRVPFLGVPRIGIKGLIDTLRLLVFLPGVLIKSAKIIKDNKIQIINVHYAGINAFCTWLLSYPLSLKYIVTLQGFNVQVLPFLKGLRGFIIRFVFKSILQRASFVTACSEYLLNDAKERVPQIRNKSCVIPNGIDLDEFKHNGRSLIDYPYILCLGRLHAPFKGFDIALLALKDILDSGLDINLVLAGDGPDSAEYKKLAESLSIEKNVHFFGLANRVEAVYFIKNCQFFVMPSRVEPLGIVNLEAMACSKAVIASRVGGIPEVVEHGVNGLLVEPADVKVLARAIKRLLVDKDLRVKLGRNGRRMLEAGEFSWQRLSRRYLKLYREFL